A single genomic interval of Helicoverpa armigera isolate CAAS_96S chromosome 22, ASM3070526v1, whole genome shotgun sequence harbors:
- the LOC110380069 gene encoding fructose-bisphosphate aldolase, which yields MPTYFSYPEPALQKELKATAEAIVAPGKGILAVDETNEGIGKLLAAVGLQNTENNRRRYRQLLFTTDNLSEHVSATILFDETVYQKTDDGTPFIELLKKKNIIPGIKVDLDAVPLFLSLDEVTTQGLDNLATRCAEYKKQGCRFAKWRCPLKIGEHTPSVQAINDTAQVLARYASICQSQGLVPIVEPDVLLDGDHDIVRNQKVSEAALAAVYKALNDHHVFLEGTLLKPNMVTPGHGCSKKNTPQEIATATVTALLRTVPAAVPGIAFLSGGLSEEEASVYLNAINRVSLKRPWALTFSYGRALQASVWKTWAGKDANIKAAQLELLKRTKANGLASLGKYEGGSATSAGSKSNYAANHRY from the exons ATGCCGACATACTTCTCATACCCTGAGCCAGCGCTCCAGAAGGAGCTGAAGGCTACGGCTGAAGCTATAGTGGCTCCTGGCAAGGGCATCTTAGCTGTTGATGAAACCAACg AGGGCATTGGCAAGCTGTTGGCAGCCGTTGGTTTACAAAACACGGAGAACAACAGGAGGAGATACCGCCAGCTTCTTTTCACTACCGAC AACCTTTCAGAACACGTGTCAGCAACAATTCTCTTCGATGAGACGGTCTACCAGAAGACTGATGATGGCACTCCTTTCATAGAACtcttgaagaagaagaacatcATTCCTGGCATCAAGGTGGACTTGGATGCAGTTCCTCTGTTTCTTTCGCTAGATGAGGTTACTACTCAag GTCTGGATAACCTAGCAACCCGTTGCGCCGAATACAAGAAGCAAGGCTGTCGCTTCGCAAAATGGCGTTGCCCCCTCAAGATTGGGGAGCATACACCATCGGTTCAGGCTATCAACGACACGGCTCAGGTCCTCGCGAGGTACGCTTCTATCTGCCAGAGCCAGGGCTTGGTGCCCATAGTGGAACCTGATGTTCTTTTGGATG GCGATCATGACATCGTAAGAAATCAGAAGGTTTCGGAAGCAGCGCTCGCAGCGGTTTACAAGGCGTTGAACGATCACCACGTCTTCCTTGAAGGAACTCTGCTGAAGCCAAATATg GTGACTCCAGGGCATGGATGCTCAAAGAAGAACACCCCTCAGGAGATAGCGACAGCAACTGTGACAGCGTTATTGAGAACCGTGCCTGCAGCTGTGCCAG GAATCGCCTTCCTCTCCGGTGGTCTATCCGAAGAAGAAGCTTCGGTCTACCTGAACGCCATCAACCGCGTGAGCTTGAAGAGGCCTTGGGCTTTGACCTTCAGCTACGGGAGAGCCCTGCAGGCTTCTGTGTGGAAAACTTGGGCGGGCAAGGATGCGAACATCAAGGCTGCTCAGTTGGAACTGCTGAAAAGGACAAAG gctAATGGATTAGCTTCGTTAGGCAAATATGAAGGTGGTTCCGCTACTTCAGCAGGCAGCAAGTCAAACTATGCAGCTAACCATAGATATTGA